GGGGCCGAGGTGGAGCAGAGTTCGGGAAGGCAGGAGTCCAGGCTGGCCTAGATCGCGCGGCCCCGGGAGCCTCGAGACGGGGCGGGGCGACGAGGGGTCGGGGCGGGGCTACTGGGTGTGGAGGGCGGGGCCCGGGCTCGCGGCCCAGGCTCGCGGCCCACGCGGGACCCGCGTCCTGGAAGGGCCTCCGCCCGGCGACCGCGCGGCGACAGGGCGGGCTCACCGATGTAGCGCTCGCTCTCGTCGCTCTGGCCGCCGATGGCCACGCGGCCGCAGCCCAGCAGGCCCCGGAGCCTCTGGAAGTGCTTGTCGCTGATGATGCGGCCCAGGCTCGGGGAGCTCTGGGGGTCGTCGCCGTAGAAGCGGGTGATGGCGCTCTGCAGGGCGGGCAGCAGCCGCTCCTGCGTGTCCGGGCTGCACAGGACGTAGTCGGGGGCCACGCAGGTCTGGCCGCTGTTGAAGTAGCGGAAAAAGGCCACGCGGTTGGCCACGGTCTGGGGGTCGCAGTCGTCGTCCACGTAGCAGGGGTTCTTGCCCCCCAGCTCCAGCGTGACGGGCGTCAGGTGCTTGGCGGCGGCAGCCATGACGATCCTGCCCACACGGGGGCTCCCTGGGGATATGGGAGTTGACCGCCCCCCCGTGCTCAACCGGCCTTGGTTAGATGGTCCAGGCACCACTTCTTCTGGCCGATTGTACCTTGTCTGCTGGGAtctgccccaggccctgctgccCCAGCATTTCACCCTCTAAGGCCCAGGGGCTGATTGCCATCTGGGATGCTCGTCACTGCTGGCCACCACCTCATCCTTCCAcagccttctctccccaccccaccccaaccaggACTCTGGTTGAGGCCACTCTCACCAGTGAAGAAGATGTGGTCGAACTTGTGCTCCAGCAGCTGCCCGGTCTCCTGGGGCCCTCCCAGCACCACGGCAAAGCAGCTCTGCCAAGGCAGGGCAGGTGGTTCAAGGCTCTGGGGACAGCTGGCCCTCCGGAGCTGACAGGGATAGGGGTGTGCGACCCCGGGGGCTGATGGGGTGGGGCCATCCTCACCTGGTCCAGGTATCGAGGCAGGACCTCAGCCAGGACCTTCTCTGTGCCCTTACTTAATTCTGATGGCTTCAGCACCACGCAGTTGCCTTCAGGGACAGATGGGGACGTCGTGGGGAAAGGCCAGtgccccacacccacccaggGCAGAGACGCAAGGAACATGCCAGAGGCAGGGGGTACCACATAAATGGAATTCTGGGGGCCTCCTTTGGGAAGGGCTTCTGGGCGGGCTCCCCACCTGCAGCGAGGGCGCCCACTAGCGGCACCAGGGTCAGGTGCACCGGGTAGTTCCAGGGGGCGATGATGAGCACCAGGCCCAAGGGCTCCTTCCGGATGAAGGCTGAGTCCAGCGACAAGACCTTTGGTTCAGGACACGTAGTAAGGCGCGACCGTGGATCACCCCAAAGCCGCCCCCCAGAGTCTTTGAGGGGCCTGTGGAGTGGAGTCCTCATGAGGAGACCGAGGCAGTTAGAGGCTGGGGACGGGGGTGTTGGGTGGTGAAGAggcctgggctggagccctgccccccaacccccacccgcACCCGCTGCGGGCAGCGGCTCACCAGGCTCTTGGTCGCGTACTCATCCTTCATCCAGGTGTGTAGCTTCTGGAGCGCCAGGTCGACCTCGTTCTGGCATATGATGAGCTCGGATACGTCTGCATCAAAGACTgactgcagaggagagagaattcaGGGGTCAGGTCTGAGGCCGGGCAGGGAGGGGACCTAGTGCTTGGGATCCCCAAGAGTTCCCACCCTGAGGTCATGGAGAGAGCCTCCAGAGGCCACACAGTGAGCACAGCGAGCGGTGAGGAGCACGGGGCCCCAGGGTAGGTGGCCCGAGCTCCAACGCCTTAACCCCCAtgcacctcagtttccccctcagTAACATGGGAGCCGTGGTTCACGGGTTTGGATGACTTAACGCTGTCACACATTGTTTGCCAGGAaaatgtctgtgaaataaacaggAATGAACCGGGGGTACAACTagtcccccgcccccgcccccgccgcccacCTTGTGCAGGTCCTGCGCCAACACCTCCTGCAGAAGCTGCTTGTTTTCCTGCAGGAAGCGGCGGAGGCCCTTGAGCTGCGCCGCCCTGAACTCGGCCGGCCTCGTCCGCCCCGTGCTGAAGGCCTCCCGCAGCCGCCGCAGGGTGTCCGCGTAGGGGTCCATCCTGCAGGGCGGGGGCAGCGTGGGCCGGGGCTCCCCACCTTCTCGGGCATCCTCCCTGTGCCCCTGGCTGCACCACTATGGGCTCACGGACACTCCTACAAGGACCCGCGTAACCCCAGAGGGTCGGCGCTGGCCCCGCACCCCTCCAACACATGTGTCCCACCATTTCCTTCTGAGAACTTGCTGGAGGAGCGAGGCCTGAGTGGGCCGCTGGCAGGGTTGACCTGGAGCCCCCGGAGCTCGGACCTGAAGCTCTGCCTGGATTGCCAGCATCACCCTCCCTCACCCGGCTCTCTGCCTGGGCTTCAAACAGCTCCCGGGCCTATCAGCCCGGCTCTAACTTTGTCAGTGGCTCCCTAGTACCTCTCTAGGGCCAAAGGACTCGGCCCTGAATTAAAGCCCAGAGTGGGAGAGTCTGGGCTGAGTTatggcacccaggtgtcccggtgTCCATCCCCAGTCCCTGGCCACAGCTCAGTCTTACCTTTCCCAGGTGAGGTGTGTCCTCACTGTGCACACTCAGGAGTGTCTGGTGACAACTTCAGACTCAGCTTGTCCATGGCCAGATCCCCAGGCCCAGCCTCACTCTTGCCCAATAAATGGGGAAGCCAAGCTGGGTGGGGGTGTGCCCGGAGGGGTTGGAGCTGGCCTGCTGGTTCCTGCTTCTCATCCAAGGCACCTCCTTGCCTGCTCCCCTGCAAGGGGGCAAGGACTGGGGGCTTACTGATCTAGCTGTTTACCAGGGCAGGCTTTGGCTGGGTCTGGGCTGTGTAGGTGACACAGCCGACTTGGCCAGTCCTCGTGCACCTCACAGTCTAAACATGGAGAACAATGACACTGAAAACAGTTCACAAACAGGGATCGGTGGGCAACAGGCTGTTTGAGGCCAGCGAGAGGCCCCACCGGCGGGTTCCAGCTGcagcgggagggagaggggcaggggcaggctcCGGGAGGGCCGGGGCCCTGGGCAGAGGGACTGGCATGTGGTCAGGTTCTGAGAAACGAGACACAGCTAGGCAGGGCCCACCACGGAGCACAGCCTACACAGGAAAGACAGCTGGTCTGATTATGACCCCTCCGAGGTACTGGGGGCCGGGGGGACCTGATTTACCCTCCTCACACCTGCTGTATGGTGGCTTCGGTCCCAGTTTGTGTGTCCCACAGCCCCTCGCCCCACCAGCGCTGAGCCCCCGCCCTTCTGTGATTGACTCTGAGCATCTTTCTGTGGCTTCCAGAGGTTCCACAGTGAGAAGGCAGTACTTTCAGGGGCAGAAATAGACAGTAAGTGTCGCTTGTACAACCATAAACCAAAGACTCAGCTCTGGTTTcgcctccctttcctctcccaactccccagcCGTCCCTGTCACAGGCTTGGTGACACCTGGCTGGTCCCAGTCTGCCCACATGCTGCCTCCTCTCCCAGTCTAGGAGCTCCTTGAGGAGGATGGGGTttgtccccacccacccaccccgacCAGGCCCAGAGGGAGGGCTCCTCTGAGGGCGCTGAAGCCCGGGAATCTGAAATCCAGGCACAGCCAGAGTAGGACAGTGCCTACTTCCCTGAGCAGAGCAAGCTcccggccccagcccctggccctgtGGCCCCATGTTTCACTCCGGAGACTCCTGGGCCCCACACACCCCAGTGTGGGCTCGGACCCTGGGTTCCTCACACCTTTGACTTCTTTGCCTGACATTCCGCTTCCAGAGGCACTGACTCTGCTCCTATCCCCGGTCTCACACCTGCCCCTGCTGACTGCCAGTGTCCCCCACACCCCAACCCAGCTCCTACCAGACCCCCATGCCCATGCCTGACAGGGCAGTGGCCCTGGGGAAGCAGAAGCTGCCTCCTACTTCACCGCTCTAAAACCTTCCCCAGGTGGGGTCAGGGATCGGCTGCAGCTGGACAGAGGACAGGTCTGGCAATCCCAGGCTGTTCTGGGGGTGCTGACAGGGGCTGACAGGAAGTTATCTGAGGAGAAAAATCCCCCAGGGGATTACAGGATAAAGTATCAGTGGGACCCTGGCAGCAAATGCtagttcctccaggaagccctcagcCAGCAGCGTTTTATGGCCCACCCAGGTCCCTGCACTGACTCTTCATGTCCACCATCCCCTCCGTCCCCATGGCACAGGGGTCCTTTATCTCCCCTCTCCTAACAAGTCCAACGGGCGTCcttggggcagaggaaggggccatgGCAGCTACAGGAAGCCTGGATGGGCGGGGCACCTGGCaggaccctgggcaagttacttaacctccctgagcctctctAGGTGACAACAGTGAGTGACAGGGTCCTTGAGAGGATCACGCAGGAAGATAACCAGAATAGATAAGACAGGTCACAGCTGTTGGCGCAGTCGCTCTCCTAAATGTTGGCTACTGACACCGCCTCAGCTCTTTGCTGAGGACACAGTGAGCTCTGGGAAGCAGGAACGAGCGCGGGTTCTGTCCCCTTCCTCACTGGTTGTCCGGCCCCGTCCTTCCACCAGCCCTGAGTGTGGTCCAATTCGACCGAGACCACCGGCTGAGGAGGGCTGTGAGGAGTGGCTCCGGGCAGAGCGTGGGAGAACCCACCAGAACCCCGCAGGCACTCCGACGTCATCCTTGCCCCAGACCGAAGTCAGCCTAGCAGGAACCGCAGCCAACCACAGCCCCCAGGCCTGAGTCTGGGCCCGGGCTGGAGACGGCTGTGGGGTTAGGACACCAGGAAGGGAGCCTCAGGGCTGGCGGGGCCATCTaagagcagagggtgggggtaACGCCTGAAGGggcctcctgccccccaccattGGGTGATATGCACTTCGGATGGCTGACACGTACCTTAATGAAGCTGTTAAAACAAAACGAAATGAAACGGAACAGAAGTGAGCCGCCCAAATAGCTCAACAGCCACAGGGATtggcaaaacagaaaataagaccaTGGTAAGATGTCTTTGCAGCCCCATTTACCAGTTTCCCGTGGCTGCTGTAAAAAAAGGTCACAAACGTCGTCGCTGAGGACAAAAGAAATGTACTGTTTCAcggctctggaggccagaagtcccagATCAGGGCCGTGCTTCCTCCCACGGTTCCCAGGCAGAGTCCTTCCCCGCCACCTGCAGCTGGGAGGGAAGAGACGCCCATCCCGGGCAGACGGGATACAAGCGAAAACATCTGAGGACAAGAGGAAGCCCAGCACGGCTGCGCGACAGTGCGACAGAGCAGGGGGAAGGCGGGGGACAGACCAGGAGCACCTTGGAGTGGGTACAGTCACTGGAAGGCAGGGACAGACCAGGAGCACCTTGGAGTGGGTACAGCCACTGGAAGGCAGGGACAGACCAGGAGCACCTTGGAGTGGGTACAGCCActggaaggcaggtgcttaactgcttgagccacccaggagcccctcgaGGATTCTTTCCAGGAATTCTGTTGCTACAGGGAAGCCAAGGATgggtggtggctgggggtgggatgggtTCAGAGTGGGGAGATCTAGGAGTACATAGGGGTGCTTATGGGGTTGAACCAGATGGGGAGCCCTTGTCGGGGGAAGGTAGAAGGGCAGGACATGTGGGGTGAGGGCTGGCAGAGTTGGGGGCAGAGAATGAGGGACGGATTTCCTCTGGGGATTTCTGTGTTTTCCATGATGTAACACCagccaggggaaggagggagtaggggaaggaggaagacagatgTGACAAATCTGAGGACAGAACAGTGCCTCTGGTTGAAGCCTGGGAGGTTTGGCCATGACCTTCCATTGAGATCTGACAGACTCCTATGGACTGAGTGTTGCCCCTCTAAAATCATATGGTGGACTTTACAGAGTGTGCCCTTTTTGCCGATTACAAACATTGGCGTTTTTAACATCAGATATGTGTCTCAGTATTTCTCTTAGGTGCTTATCTGGGATTACGACGTGTAGGTGGTATTTTCATCTTCAACTTTCCTAGGTATTGCTATACACGACCTTTGGAGGCTATTGGCTCCAAAGAGAATGACTAATGGAAATTTCCCCTAACATTGTATGAAAGCTCCCCTTGTCCCATATCCTCTCTAACACTTGGCATTGTTAGACTTTTGCTTTTGGCCAATGAGTGTAGTCAGTTGACCCCCACAAAGGTATGTCTATGCTCTAACCCTGGGcgtctgtgaatgtgaccttctaagatcatcctggattagCCACAGGAGCCCTAAATCCTATGACGAGTGTTTTCATCAGAGAAAGAGATTTGAGGTAGAAGAGGAGGCGGCCACGGGAAGATAAGGCAGAGATGGCTGTGAGCCAAggaggcccccccaccccagcccccagaagTTGGAAGAGGTAAGGCAGGACTGTCCCCTAGAGACGCTGGAGAGAGTGTGATCTTGTTGTACCTGGATTTCAGGCTTttgatctccagaactgtgagagaattaAATATCTGGTTTCTAAGCCACAAAGTTTGTGTAATTTGTTACCTAGGTCCTAGGAACAGACACAATGGGTACGTAACAGTATCTTACAATtgttgtaaattatattttacgAGTTACAGCTGAAATTGAGCATAGACTCATTTGCTTATGGGCTCTTTGGGCTTCttatcagttttttgtttgtttgtgggggGGTTTTTTTGCATGGTTTTCtactgtgttatttttcttttgtcttattggtttgtaggaattctttttttaaaatctttttaaagagattttatttatttatttgatagagagagagagcacaaataggcagagaggcaggcagagagagagggggaagcagacttcctgctgagcagagagcccgatgcagggctcgatcccaggaccctgggatcatgacctgagccgaaggcagaggtttaacccactgagccacctgggtgcccctagtTTGTAGGAATTCTGTATATTCACAACAGTAACCTTTTGCTGTATATCTATTTTTTTGTAAtgaataaactttattttctagaacagtttaggttcacagcaaaattgagtgaaAAATACACATACTTCCTATCTACGCCCCTTAAcctccccacacaccctccaCATCCCTCACCAGAATGACACAAGTGTTAAAATCAGCAAATCCACCCTGACCGGTCATCATCCCCCAGACTCCACAGTTACACTGGGGTTCCCACTTGGTTAGACATTCTCTGTGTTCCGACAAATGCATAataacatgtatccaccattgtaATATCATAAAGAATAACTTCACTGCCCTCAACTCCTCTGTGCTCCACACCTTCACTCCGAACCCTGACaatgactatatatttttttaactgtttctatagtttttccttctctggaattccacgTAGCTGGAACCACACAGCATGCAGACTTTCAGATTGGAATCTTTCACTTAATcaatgcatttaagtttcctccgtgtcttttcatagtttgatagctcatttcttttttttttttaaagattttatttatttgtcagagagagagggagagagagcaagcacaggcagacagaatggcaggcagaggcagagggagaagcaggctcctgctgagcaaggagcccgatgcgggactcgatcccaggacgctggaatcatgacctgagccgaaggcagctgcttaaccaactgagccacccaggtgtcccgatagctcatttctttttggccctgaataatattgcattgtctggatggaccacagtttatttatccattcacctttggaaggacatcttggctgcttTCAAGTTATGGAAagtatgaataaagctgttgtacacatccatgtgcaggtttttgtgtggacatacttttcaactcctttgggtaaataccaactATTTCACTTGAACTTTTTCCTGCTCAAATGTTTCTGAGAGTTCAGATATGATTCTTACTTTTGTTCCTCTATAGATCAGGTATAGATAAAGTATCCACCCCCACCAACCTGTTCCTTCCaagattttttctctctttgattttCTAAAGTTTGAATGTAATATGCCTAGATGTagctttttgtgtgtttatccTACATGGTGTGCTCTGAGATGCccggatctgtggtttggtgtctgatgttaatttggggaaattctcagtcatcaCTTCTTCAAATATcacttctgttccttttctcttttccttccagtttccctGTTACACATGTGTTATGCTTTTTGTTCttgtcccacagttcttggatattctattctattttttcccccagtcttttctctgtgcttttctattttgggttttttgtgtcATATCTTCAAGCTCAGAGATTTTTTCCCTCAGCCATGTCTAGGCTGCTAATGAGCCCCTCAAAGGCATCCTTTGTTACAGTATTTTTGATCTCTTGCATTTCATTTTGATTCTTTGTCAAAGTTTCTGTCTCTGCTCACATCATCCACCTATTATTGCATGATGTCTGCCTTTCCGGTAAAGCTCTCATCATGTTAGtcctagcttttaaaaattcctgtctGATAATTCTGACTGactctggttctgatgcttgtttGGTCTCTTTCAGactgttttttccctttagtatactttgtaatcttttttttttttttttttttttttttttgacaggggGGACGTGATGCACT
This DNA window, taken from Lutra lutra chromosome 10, mLutLut1.2, whole genome shotgun sequence, encodes the following:
- the LOC125080030 gene encoding aldehyde dehydrogenase family 3 member B2-like isoform X3, whose amino-acid sequence is MCDSVKSSKPVNHGSHSVFDADVSELIICQNEVDLALQKLHTWMKDEYATKSLVLSLDSAFIRKEPLGLVLIIAPWNYPVHLTLVPLVGALAAGNCVVLKPSELSKGTEKVLAEVLPRYLDQSCFAVVLGGPQETGQLLEHKFDHIFFTGSPRVGRIVMAAAAKHLTPVTLELGGKNPCYVDDDCDPQTVANRVAFFRYFNSGQTCVAPDYVLCSPDTQERLLPALQSAITRFYGDDPQSSPSLGRIISDKHFQRLRGLLGCGRVAIGGQSDESERYIAPTVLVDVQETEPVMQEEIFGPILPIMNVRSLDEAIDFINRGEKPLALYAFSNSNQVVTQMLDRTSSGIFGGNQGFAHMSLPSLPLGGVGNSGMGRYHGKFSFDTFSHHRASLLSPSGLEKLHEFHYPPYTNLRQQLTPGWAGHRGHRTHHFQGQVPSETPLTDSLT
- the LOC125080030 gene encoding aldehyde dehydrogenase family 3 member B2-like isoform X1 — encoded protein: MDPYADTLRRLREAFSTGRTRPAEFRAAQLKGLRRFLQENKQLLQEVLAQDLHKSVFDADVSELIICQNEVDLALQKLHTWMKDEYATKSLVLSLDSAFIRKEPLGLVLIIAPWNYPVHLTLVPLVGALAAGNCVVLKPSELSKGTEKVLAEVLPRYLDQSCFAVVLGGPQETGQLLEHKFDHIFFTGSPRVGRIVMAAAAKHLTPVTLELGGKNPCYVDDDCDPQTVANRVAFFRYFNSGQTCVAPDYVLCSPDTQERLLPALQSAITRFYGDDPQSSPSLGRIISDKHFQRLRGLLGCGRVAIGGQSDESERYIAPTVLVDVQETEPVMQEEIFGPILPIMNVRSLDEAIDFINRGEKPLALYAFSNSNQVVTQMLDRTSSGIFGGNQGFAHMSLPSLPLGGVGNSGMGRYHGKFSFDTFSHHRASLLSPSGLEKLHEFHYPPYTNLRQQLTPGWAGHRGHRTHHFQGQVPSETPLTDSLT
- the LOC125080030 gene encoding aldehyde dehydrogenase family 3 member B2-like isoform X2, which produces MDPYADTLRRLREAFSTGRTRPAEFRAAQLKGLRRFLQENKQLLQEVLAQDLHKSVFDADVSELIICQNEVDLALQKLHTWMKDEYATKSLVLSLDSAFIRKEPLGLVLIIAPWNYPVHLTLVPLVGALAAGNCVVLKPSELSKGTEKVLAEVLPRYLDQSCFAVVLGGPQETGQLLEHKFDHIFFTGSPRVGRIVMAAAAKHLTPVTLELGGKNPCYVDDDCDPQTVANRVAFFRYFNSGQTCVAPDYVLCSPDTQERLLPALQSAITRFYGDDPQSSPSLGRIISDKHFQRLRGLLGCGRVAIGGQSDESERYIAPTVLVDVQETEPVMQEEIFGPILPIMNVRSLDEAIDFINRGEKPLALYAFSNSNQVVTQMLDRTSSGIFGGNQGFAHMSLPSLPLGGVGNSGMGRYHGKFSFDTFSHHRASLLSPSGLEKLHEFHYPPYTNLRQQLIGWALGSHSCTLL